The Solanum dulcamara chromosome 6, daSolDulc1.2, whole genome shotgun sequence genome contains the following window.
TGAAGAGTGGATGAAGCATCGTCAACTTCCTGAAGATTTGAGAAAGCGGGTTAGACGTTTTGATCAATATAAATGGGTTGCTACTAGAGGAGTAGATGAAGAGACAATTTTGCATGGCTTGCCTACTGATCTTCGTCGGGACATCCAACGTCATCTTTGCCTGGACCTTGTCCGAAGggtatgattttccttcgtctgAACTATTTCTTTCGAAAGTGTTTGCTATATTTATCAGAAAGAACGTGCTCTAAGGGTGGCTTCTAAAAAGTTAAGACACTTAATTGTTGGTCTATTTTCCATTTCTTGAGTATATTCTCAATATGCATCTTTATTACACCACCTTTTTGGACCGGGTTTCTTACATATGTTTACCACTTTCATATAAACACAATTTTATATTGAGTTAATGGTCAAACACATAGCTGAAGTTTCACGTTTTTGCGAGTCTTCTACCTGAACTATTAGGTGATCACTTTTCTTACCTaaactatcaccaactatgtaTCAAAGCACACCTCAACTATCAATTGTTCTCTTTTCCTACCTGAAATATCAACATCGTTCAGGTAGGAAAAGGAAACAATTGATAGTTAAGGTTTGTTGTGATAAAAAGTTAGTGATAGTTCAAGTAGGAAAAAACACCTTCTGGCAAGAAACTCGCTAAAACGTGATACTTCAGATGTGCTTTTTACTATTATCTCTTTTATATTTTCTCACTTTTTCTATCAGTGTAGGACAGATGTTTGTTGATTCAGTTGCAATTCCATAAACATTTGTTACGGATGCATTCGTTGTCGTTGTTGATTCCTTCTTGCATGATAGGCTCATCTTCACTTATTGTGTTTGAACTATTTAGGTTCCATTTTTCTCCCAAATGGATGATCAATTACTTGATGCAATATGCGAACGTCTAGTCTCCTCGTTAAGCACAGAAGGCACTTATATCGTCCGTGAAGGAGATCCAGTCACGGAAATGTTGTTTATTATCAGAGGTAGGCTTGAGAGTTCTACAACAAATGGTGGTCGGACTGGTTTCTTCAATTCCATTACATTAAGGCCTGGAGATTTTTGTGGAGAGGAGCTACTCGCTTGGGCTTTGCTTCCGAAATCAACATTGAACTTGCCTTCTTCGACCAGAACAGTCAGGGCGCTCGTTGAAGTAGAAGCGTTCGCATTGAGAGCGGAAGATCTCAAGTTTGTCGCCAACCAATTTAGACGCCTTCATAGCAAGAAGCTCCAGCATACATTTCGGTTCTACTCTCACCATTGGCGCACATGGGCAGCCTGTTTCATACAGGCTGCATGGAGACGACACAAGCGGAGAACAATGGCAAAAGATCTTGCAGCACTGGAATCATTTTCTCTGGATGAGAGTATGGTCGATGAAACAGAGCAAAATGAGGAGCATGATCAAGGTAACGATAGCTCAAATCCGTCCCCGAGAATATCACACCTCGGAGTCACAATATTGGCTTCAAGATTTGCTGCTAACACAAGAAGAGGAGCTCAAAAGCTTAAAGATGTACGACTGCCTAAGTTACAGAAACCTGAAGAGCCTGACTTTTCAGCTGAGCCTGATGACTAGATTACGACTAGTAGTTTCATTGAGATATCGATGCGATGACCAACTCTGAGATTGAAGTTTTCTGCGATACATTCTTACACTCGAGTATCATCGTTGTACATGTGGAACACGCATTCCTGAAAGATAATAATATTGTAAGAGGGGGAACTTTTGGCAAGGGAATGTggtttttttttcccttccatTTTGGTTAATGTAATTGTATTTAAGATTTAGTTTTTTCCAGTAGCAGGATGCTAATATGTACTTGTATAAACTCAAATATCTGAAGTCATTTGTAAAAACTTAGTTGCTAGTTCCATTGCACAAGTAAATaagtattttatcaaatttttcaGTGCTTATAGAGCTTAGCATGTCCTTTTATTCCCTTTATCTTGCATCAAGGTACTTGGAATCTGATTTTGGTTACGCCTATAAATTTGTTTCCACCAAGTATCTACCAGAAACAACCTTTCTACCTTTAAGGTAAGGGTAATCAAAGGTTTGAGTACACTCTGCTCTCTTCAAACTTCACTTTGTGAGACTACATTGGATATTCTGCTGTTATAAATTTGAAAATCCTAAAAGATCGTTTGGTTCACATGCTAGTTATGTGTCGGATTGTTATGTAGTGAATAATACTACATGGGATGCAATGCAAAACTTACCTACTTTAAGggtaaattataaaaatattatagtaACTAGCATCGGATTGTTATGTAGTGAATAATACTACATGGGATGCAATGCAAAACTTACCTACTTTCAGggtaaattataaaaatattatagatTTCCGCATAAACACGTATATTACTGGTGCTTCCAAGTAAATGTTCACTTAGGAAGTAATTTGTTTTCTGTGAATGGAAAAACTCTTGGTATAGGTGCTTTCTCCTTGTGTACTAAAGTTTGCGTACGCACTACCCTCTACAAACTCCACCTATGgatatacactgaatatattaAGTTTCacatttgttacaccccacactcttaagcTCGTAATGCCTCcaaagcttcttagaagttatcatgtgagttgcataagctacgatactatcaaacaactctaaggaagggagaatgtgatacccaataatagggaaggttggaaatagggtcatgagaagtcggaaggagttggaggccaagtaatgagtcgtatgACTCGACTTACGTGTGTAAGCCATCACTTCGGAggtcttatatacttaagctacttgagtacacgccgaacttacatagcaaggattacataggttcttaaaatgagacgagattacgaacccacgaagaagaagtaagcaagtgatgcacctacttggactaagtaggtgatgcacctacttgacacatgacAGCACGTGAGAGGTATACTTGACAGCATATGGGAGTGACATAGGGCAGCGAGAGGGGGGCGACACGTGGAAACAAGAGAAGGCTCCATGTGGAagcctaggagggtgacacatggtagcaggtgacccacctgcttggggtcaagtaggagacccacctacttgggatgggcccactaaggacacgtggcagcccctaagtggttgcATGGTTACattggtccaataagggttggacacgtgtcaccctatggggatgacatgtgtcacctcctaaggtaaCATATAAATGTATGTATTTTGACTAAGGACCTCATTATCTatccaaaacttcagccaaagagCAAGAAAAGAACGAAACGTAGAGAGGAAAAAAGAAGGCAGACAGAGTTTGGAGATTTCAAGGTAAgtttcaattttcctccgtgaattaattatctacggtatttCTAAAcaatgtggaggtgtatatatgtattttatgatgcctACGAAACCATGTCTTCAGccctacacttggaaaagaTAGGAGAAAGTTGAAGAGAAAAACGCTAGGGGCAagaaaggagggctacgggtttggccacCTTGAGGTGAGCCTCCGacttttgttctgtgaattaattatttaaggtgtcccacggttatataatggtgtttgataacataaaattccattttggggcagcaaggaagtgatacaaacagtccgctcaaTTTTagcacgtttagagaagttTCGAGTCACAATTTGGTAGTTTTGgtcaatttcgggtaaggtaaggtttctcctttcaatttggactttatggtgttgttatggagtgtgttacacgccctataggtggctgaaAATGTGAAAATGCCAtataaatgcttgacgttgaagacaatctaaattggagtcgttatagttgaattgtagtcgaagtaaagtgttgtgcttgtggtatgATGCTGTGGgcgtgtggtgatgtgttgcacggcctaaaagtattctaaaataggtgtcgttcttctggttgtatccacacgactcctcgtttcgtataattaaaagttttgcaaaataaagactataaaccctattttggtatcgtaattttcagcaagttgtttggagcttatgttgtgtaatgttgccatgttttatttgtatatgagctgcaagttgtttttggttggctgtattgattagggatctaattggaaattcggatagggcatgttataggggaggtgctacccgaTTTTCaataactccttaactagctaaagaactagccgagaagacgagcgaggaaatgagttctatgaataatcATAtgaaacttaagatgctgaaaagtcaggaatggttgatattcgtattgcttccgtgttgaataggttcaaaggacgacgaggcgaacatgataaagagtaactcgtaagaggtatgtgaagctttctcttggcatgtttttggcataagtatgtaaagctatctttctttccttttgaatgtcttagccttaagtgaattgtatgtgaaatgaggGGATAATTACATTCCCATGACTCCAAGTacacctcataatccctataCACTACTTGGTATTGGAACTCcggcaagaattgagtattgcctgttaaggcttctacgtgttaaaaagtagtgtgtgaaaagctacctctcctttatcttgatatgtacttggtatgaaaatgagattgtgatgccatagttgttcaccgagccccaggatgggccgggtacgaaatatgtacataaggacaacctgaaggaaagtacagactatatagagcttattctctgtcttcttttggcatgtcttagttgtaagttaaatatgatatgagcttcggggtgattccattcttaagcatctcttatttacttctgaatactgaactcctatagtagttgagctatttccCGAGGTTACAATTGATAtggcccataatggcatttaaaggacactcgagatgactacactactactcgagtcctcaggcaaaagcttaactttcttattctgtcgagtctctaataatgatttgaattgcatatagttactcactactctacttgtgtatactgtaacccttctttcaccgagtcccggacCAGGTACGTAGACGtgcgcagttcactgcattatccaccgagtccctcactaaaggggtcGGGTACACTATACGAGGACATAATAATGcgatgacatgaaaaactcactgagtccctcactagaggaccgggtacgtatgtatatatatcatgatgtgttgtaataaggtggtgatggcatcgggcctatgatggtcctatagatatattcaccggatcccagatagggccagctatattgtataatttgagcatgcatgcttttatgattcacaggatacaagtacaggtttctgatttgatattttgtccactgcttctctatttcaaatatgcttccagttgtatgatgttatgttttacatactcagtacatatgtcgtactgaccccttttcttcgggggggctgtgtttcatgctcgcaggtaccgATACAGGtcttgggagtccgtcagcttagaatgtcgttcagctcagctggaagaggctccattgtattggagcctagtttttggcactggccgctgatttatataattgtttctgtttatccaggggtacggcgggggccttgtcccgccatataaaaaggcagcccggtgcacttaagctcccgctatgcgcagggtccggggaagggctcgaccacaagggtctgttgtacgcagccttatcttgcatttctgctagaggctgtttccaaggcttgaacccgtgacctcctggtcacatggcagcaactttaccagttcatatgttgtcgttaatatttttagaggtctgcagacatgtatatatgggttgtgtatgtcaatatggttcagctgggtctatatgatgtattgtacgTGTTATTAtgctatgacagccttgtcggtttGCGTGCCCTTTCCTGATGTGATACAAGTGAAAGAAGCTACATATTTATGGAAATGTTATCACCCGATAGGGTTCTGATGCTTGCTATTATGTTGtttatagttcgacttgaccacaactaatagaaATGTAtgcgggggtccaggtcggaccccagtcgcagcctacggggttgggtcgtgacaacattTTCCTTATAACCAACAAATCTGTCTAGAGCCAACCTTTTGTGTCAATTGTAGCCTTTGAAACTCGAAGATGATGAGCTCACCTATCAAAAGTTAGTTCACTTGGCGCATGACACAAACCTGTGACTTGGGACACAAGTCCTCAACCTTTGTCAAGGCTATAAGTTTCACATTTCCTCTCAAGAACATAACCGAAGTCCAGAGATGTTTGTTCTCTTGTCTTTGAATTCAGATCATTGAGATACAGTAAATTGAAAAGGGAAATTaactaaaaacaaaaaataacacaaaaaaGAGGTAATTGTTTGCCTGCATTTACACAGATTAAGAAACATGTACATCTAAGGTAGTAATACAAAGAAACtagaataaattaattatgaaaaGTAGGGGGGTGAGGGAATTGAAAGTAGAGTCGATGACGTCCAGATCAAGTTTGTGTCGTGGCGTTTATGTTCTCTTTTATGTAACACAATGTCATTTCTCCAGCTTTAACCAGAAGTCTTGTTTCAATATTTATTATCAATGTTGTAAAACTCTATATTCTTGTACTTTTGGGATATGATCTCTGCTTGCACTTTCCTTGCAGTGTCTGTAGCACAACCAACAAGGATAAGCACTGACGTGCCTGCAAAGCCTCGGAAAGCAGTGAGGTGTGTGGCCTGCTCTATCACAGCGGGGCCAGCAGCGAGAAGCGCCAAAAATGCAGAACCAAGAACTGATATCCGGCTAAGTACCTGTAAATCCCCCATTTAAGGCATGAATCAAGACAAAACACTTTCATCTTTGAACCTTAATAAGATTACCACGTGCAGCTATTCATACGGTATATATGCAGTACACCAATTATCAATTCTAGAGAGTCAAGTATACAGGAGAAGGGAAACTATCCTTACTAGAAAAGAAACGGAGAAGTGAAATCCCACCACCAAAGGTTGCAATAGGATGGATAGTATCGTTTGAACCTTAACCAAAGATCTCGGATTCGAGCCTTTAGAATGGAGGAACTCCAGGTAGCTTCCCCTTTAATAGGCCTTATGCGACACAGTTTCAGATTAATTGGGCCAATGATTTCAAAAATCAGAtggttaaaaccaaaaaaaaaaaaactatgttCAAAGCCCCACCTGAAATTAGGTGTGTTGACCCTAACTCTCAGAACTTATTCATATAAAatgggacagagggagtatgtattttataaaaatatctaaaaaaatttTACAGTTTTCTGATATCTACATCAGAACACCGAAAAGGCCTACTGTCACTATAAGAAAGAGCACAGGTCCTGCTAGATTAATACTAGAATGATTCATAGTTTCTCAGTGCAGCAACAACTTGTCATTAGATGTATCaggtaatttatttttctcactgTTACAAAAATGATGGGTGAAGAGCTATATTTGAGAATCAAGATAGGCATTAAGCAGAAAGAGAATACTACTATCAAGGAAACTGAAGAAGGCAATAATACCATTTTGATGAATGCCGCTGTGCTTTTACCCGGTCGAACAAGTGGGATTGAGGCACCTTGTCGCTTCAATTGTTCACTGACATCATCGGGGTCCAATTGCAGGAATGTATAATAGTAATTGAAGAAGGCAATCAACAAAATGTTTGTCGGGAGATAGAAAGAACCTACAAACGAACATCTGTTTGGCTATAGCCCTTAAAATAttacaaagagaaaaaaaagtctACACATGTACCGAAAGAAATGCACCaccaatataataaattatttctcATTGTTTCGCTTATTTCCTTTTGTTGAAAATACGAAAACCAGTTTTTATCGTTTCCCTTTTATTTCCAAAATGACAGTCACCGATAATCTCCCTTCGGAGAGAAGAGTTAGAACACAACCCCACGTAAAATCAAATATTCTTCTGTAGTGCAAGGCTTTAATAAGAATACCACCTATTCCATCTTACACAAGTCACTTTCCTGCTACTGCCTCTAGTTGCTCTATCTTTTACGTAGTACTACTAACTCAACAGTATTGCACCACAGGTTTAACAAGACAACCTCTTTGCTTAGAGATAGTCGGCAATTTGTTTCAAAACTTTTGTACATCAGGAAAGGAATTGCATACGCACCATAAGTCCAGAAGCAATCGAGTTTAAAGCACAAAACATTTTCAGTGAAAAGTGCACGTGAAGTAAGGTAACAGCACTATTTTTTCCCTACCTCCGGGGTTTAAACCTACTGCAGCCTTCCTCAGGAAACCTACACCAGTGAAACGTGCCAAAGTACCAGGAAGGGCTAATGATGATGTAGAGAAAATAATCGGCATTACTCCTGAACTGTTCACCTGCTCATTGTAAATATAACTTTAAGTTGTAACTAAGAAGGATCATCATATTACAAAATAACTTCACCACACACTTCCATCACAAATATAAGGATTAGCAAGAACGATGTGTCTCCTTGTCTTATTCACCTGAGCTACCAAAGAATCCACAAAAAGCACTGGAAATTACCATATAACGACTCTGATAGAAATATGTGCAAGATAATAATACAGGACTGTAGCTGTAAAATTGGATTTTTTAGGatgttcaaaagataatttgtaGTTTTGAACCTATGACACAATTGTCGTGCTCACATCTCTCCCACAGGCTTGCATGTTTGTTAGTGCTCACTAACCACTAACAAAACAGGAGGAAATTTCAAACCGGTATTAAGTAGCTTCTTCCACGGAACACATTTCAACCCTCACGCCTCACCAAAACaaggtttttttttataaccatGGTGTCTGGGCCaacacctcgactaattccataGGATATCTGTCACTTCCCACCACCAACAAGTACCAGGTAACACTGTCCACCAAGGCTAGGTAGGACAGATGAGAaaaaatcacctagtgttttttgtCTCTGATAGGATTTGAACATTTGAACAGAATGCCTCATCCAAACAAGAGTTGACGCCTCACTTTAATTTAGCATTGCAATCCTTCAAAACAAACTAAACGAAACAAGAGGAAAAAAGACTACTAACTTTAAACGGTAAGTATGCAGACTTTTGAAGTCCTCCTCCTGTTCTGCCAGTATACCTTGATGCATAATTTAGCGGAATTTTCCTCTCTGCTTCCTGAAAACCTTGGTTGAGAACGCTGTTAGCAATCTTCCCTCAACAGTATGACAATAAGTTAAATGCAAAGTAACCTAGACATAAGAACATACCTGAACATATACAATGCTAAGGACTAGCAGGAAGAATGAGACTAGGATGCCAACGAGCCCAACATAATTACCATCTTGATATGCCTGTGCAACTGTCCTACCAAAGGATGCTGGCAAGTAGGAGATGATATTTGTAAAGATCAAAAGAGATGTACCATTTCCAAGTTTTAAATCAGTGATTCTCTCGCCAATATACGTCGTAaatactgagccgagggtcaaGAGAACAACAGAAGAAATTGCCCACTCGGTACTGAAGTCATTAACATAAGGACGAAGGAACAATACTTGGCCAATTGCCTGCCACAGAAGTTAAAGATAACTGTAATTTGCCAATTGATTCTGCAATTATTCTACCACAATGTACAAGTGAGAACCAAATTAAAAACAGACTACAGATACTGTTTTGTTCATGAAATATCTTATTcaaaaggcataatacataaccAAACACTCAAACTAGGCCTCAGCTGGCAAGTAAACACTCCAATTTTGAGTATGCACATCTAGACAGCTCAACTCGTCACCACTGTGTCAGTTGAACATTCCAACTTACAATGATCATCTAGACACCTCCAAAATATATGTGCCACGTTTAGTGTCAAGTGTCCACGAGACACAGTGGGGACAGGTTGGAGTGTTTAGTTGTAAGTTCAGACcaagttgaggtgtctagatgtGCACTCTCAAAGCTGGAGAGCTTACTTATCAGCTGAGTCCAAGTTTGAGTATTTGTTTATGTATTCTGCCAATTCAAAATGCTTCTTCATTCAAATAATAACAgtttttctagaaaatattaCCTGTACTACAGCAAATCCAACAGAAGCATAGCGAGTATACTGGAGAACTTTCTTTCGTCCAGCTTCACCTTCTCTTTTCTGAAGTTCTTGCAACTTGGGGTAGATTTGAGCAAGAAGTTGAAACACAATTTGTGCATTGATGAAAGGAACAATACCTAGGGAGCATATTCCAAGGCGACCTATACCTCCACCAGAAAAGGAATCCAAAGTACTTAAAATACTATTCTcatccaaattgccaacaaaaGCCTCCCGATTTACTCCACCGAGGGGGATGTAGATCCCAAGTCGTGACAAAGCCAAAAAGCCTAATAGCTTTAGAAATTTTCCTGGTAATGGGCCTTTGAAGAAGTCTCCAAAATCAATGCTAGTATCTTCAATTGCAGCTGACAGTGACAAGAAATCCTAATCAAAGGTTAAGATATGTGGGGTGTAATCAACAACATAAAAGCACGGTAATCGTAGATTAGTTAGACTACCTGCAAACCCTCTAGCGGAtgaatttttctcttttctagTATTTGAGGAGCTTTCAAATGTCTGAGAGAGCAAGCTCACTAAATTATCCCAGGATGATTTACCTGAATTGATACCCAATGGATCAAATACTGAACTATCACAGCTGGAGAAAGAGGATAACAGTCAGAAAGAAGAAAAGTCTAAAGATTTAGGAAAATGGTGCAGAATATTAAATAGATGAAATGGATCAACAAGCAAATAGTAGTGCAGAAAGATCAAGGAAGGAGCAATGTATGTGAAACAGTACATAGCTGTTTAAGATTTTTCATGCACAACctcaaaatcataagaaaaagTATGCCTAGGATCAACACACAAAAACCAAGAAATAAAAGTTGATATTCAACCATTTCAAACTTTGATGTCCAGAATAAGCATATCCTTCTATAGTTCAAGTTTGCAAATTTTTCTTTCTAGTAAGCAAGTGTCTCAACTCTCAAAGTGAATAGTTTTTTTAACAAAAGCCAAAgttcaaaagaagaaaaaaaaaaaaacttctgaGTATACTTAAATTTTCCCATAagcagtgttatcaaaggcgcACTTCAGCCCTGAAGCGAGGGTCAAAATGTGTTGTGCACTTCACCTCGCTTAATGTGCGTTTTAGTGGAGTCATCAAGGCTCTAAGGCATATCTTTGCTTGCCAATGACCCTCATCTGAAGAGGTGGTAccaaacaattgatatttcccgcatcttgtcttccaccggtgccatggtgtatgcttttcgcgaatgacatagtcctgatcgatgagactcgccgcggagttaacgctaagctggaggattggagacataccttggagtctaaagggtttaagttgagtaggacaaagacagagtacttagagtgcaagttcagtgagacacctcaggaggttggcgttgaagttaggcttggtgctcaggccatccaaaagaggagtag
Protein-coding sequences here:
- the LOC129891619 gene encoding preprotein translocase subunit SCY1, chloroplastic: MLITVREISSALISSTNFKQLHSLKVNRVIPICKASNLSFHKKSTAPSWNLGHFHSTNSCDSSVFDPLGINSGKSSWDNLVSLLSQTFESSSNTRKEKNSSARGFAAAIEDTSIDFGDFFKGPLPGKFLKLLGFLALSRLGIYIPLGGVNREAFVGNLDENSILSTLDSFSGGGIGRLGICSLGIVPFINAQIVFQLLAQIYPKLQELQKREGEAGRKKVLQYTRYASVGFAVVQAIGQVLFLRPYVNDFSTEWAISSVVLLTLGSVFTTYIGERITDLKLGNGTSLLIFTNIISYLPASFGRTVAQAYQDGNYVGLVGILVSFFLLVLSIVYVQEAERKIPLNYASRYTGRTGGGLQKSAYLPFKVNSSGVMPIIFSTSSLALPGTLARFTGVGFLRKAAVGLNPGGSFYLPTNILLIAFFNYYYTFLQLDPDDVSEQLKRQGASIPLVRPGKSTAAFIKMVLSRISVLGSAFLALLAAGPAVIEQATHLTAFRGFAGTSVLILVGCATDTARKVQAEIISQKYKNIEFYNIDNKY